DNA sequence from the Vanessa tameamea isolate UH-Manoa-2023 chromosome 21, ilVanTame1 primary haplotype, whole genome shotgun sequence genome:
CCAAATTTTTAAACGCTCTCTCCATAGCCTTGTCTCGTTTTTTATCAGGGAGTGCGTTTATTCTCTGTTCCTCTTCAGCTTTGAAGTACGGTTCTAGGGATTtcaaattttgcatacatttcTTGTGCAATGTCTGAGTGTCTGGTAAGGTACCTCCATAGTCCGGTGGTAGGGCGGATCTCGGTATAACTGTACCGTAAAACTTCTCAAGGTCCACGTTTTTGTGGTGGAATTTTATCTGAAAAGAGAAAATGTTTACgtcagtaataatatatttacaataatagtgcAAAATTACgaagatttaaaatatgtatttaaactacatactatctaaataaataattccagtAATAATTGTActcttcaatatatattttttttattcttgaatAATCAAACGCTAcaggtaaaattatttttatttagtttatagaaatatattttaactagcaCACCAACCGTTAAATAAAGTCTTCAACTTCTTTTaagactttatttaatttaaaccttttcccgggactcaaactatctccatagcaAATTTCGTCTAAATCggttaagcgtgaagaggtaacagacagagttgctttcgcatttataacattagtacagATTGTCTTTGCTCATACCACCCACTCGATTAAGAAACTCGTAATAAACATTCTATTTAATTGTAGCTTAAGTCatctgtcaatattttttttacatctatTGTAATTTAACGGGTAGAAATTTAATAACTTGTTTAATTTGTTGTAAGTACATGTATACAGATTGAATTGTAAATTGTCGATtagaaaatttactttttgtttttaaagtgtCTATCACACCTTTGCTTCTACTTTAAGCGTTACTCTatatttgtgttccggtttgagtgagccagtgtagctacaggcacaagggacataaaaccACAGTTGCCAAAgtgggtggcgcattggttatgtgaGAAATTGCTACAATTTcatacggtgccaatgtctatgggctgtaGTGATCATCAAGTCCATTTGCCCGTACGCCTACCGACGCCATACAAAAATGTGAGCGACCACTGAGCTGATTTTGTCACTTTAAAGTAGAAAGTCGAAAAGTAACCGCTGCCAACTATTTCtgcattaaaaatagaaatatgcGACAGCAAGTAAACGAAGTACAAatgctgttttattattatacgaacATAACATCGGATACCATTATCATGATCGACTGGTTAACTACTGCGGCAGAGCATGAGTCCTCTGGTGGAAGTCTGatcgaataattataattattttggtttGAAAATCCACATAAAATTTGCGTTTGTTATGTACGCAACGTCCAGttgaatgttaatatttttcaatttgcaTTTAACTTCATGTGAGGTCAAATTGTGACcgaaataaataaggtatatttgaTTCACATATCATAGgcaatttatgtttgtatataaattaatactttaatgttaataattactaCGTAGAGAAAATTACTAATACtactaaactatattaaaaacaaaaaactataattGAGGCGAATTAACGGTTTATTTGATCTTTCACTCAAAGTGACACATCTAAACACGAAAAGAATAAAACGACGGAAAATGATATCGTCAGAAAGTCACTCCACCATTTTGGGATTTACGCGTCCGGCATAGAAATGAATATACACTCGAGTGAACGTTCATCAGAGTAAATGTGACTGATATCACTTACCATGTCAAAGAACTTCTTATCCATAAAAGGTCTTATGAGGAGCAAGAGCTTGTCAATGATCGGCTCTGTGTTAAACACGTGTATCGCGCGCATGCGCACCGGCATCGCCTCTTGGACGTACTGGAAGAATTTCCGAAGGGAACTGGAAgtcaatcaaatcaatttagaataattatttattaatatgagatgaaatttaaattcttaattgatCACttgtgaaaaatttaaaatattaaatatacaaacaaaatatgacGAAAAATGTttctctaatataaataatagcgcCAAGGCACGAATGTAATTGATGtatgaatttaaatagaaacaatcGAACTTCACAAATAACTTACGTTACCTACGTCTGCAATGGACGACCTTTAAATTATAcctttatagtaataaaacaatgaatacgAACCATTGTCATTGATAACTGTAccttaatttaatgtatattaatacattaaattacaacACTCAGTAcaacaactaaaataaataaacattattttgtcaAGTCTTATAAagtacctatttttatataaaaaaataatcttaaatatgtttgcataaatattatttaggtaattgAAACTTATGcaatacatatgttttaaataaaattaaatatatgacaatatgGTCTACTAATTCTGTCTATAAACAAAGTacctacaatttttaaaaagttaattattattatatattttgtagtaaaCATGAAGAAAATATGCCAAAAAAATGTCTaaagtaaatgatttttttatctgtggataatttaaaaacaaaatggcgaAGCGTGATTGAAATATTTGCGCAATAATTACCTTTGTCTATCCTTTTGAAAGCTAttgaagtattaataatataatgttatataatttataattataaaaaaacactcaTACATGTGGTGAAAAATAATGAGAAGTGAAAATTATAATCAGTTGATGCTGGGTGTAACGGTGACAGATGTCATTTCCTATCAGGGTTGCAAGGCGTTAAAAAAGCAAATCCGGAATCCGGTCATCAATTAAGTGTCTCATATTTTAGTACAATTAAaggcattttaaaaatataaaccggGTATAATATTATTGGTAATGCCTCGATCTTTCCATAGTCTATTCCATgtacaagaggacaaaagctaaaaaaacaatatttaaaatcaaaatgacgCGATATCATCGGTCGAgggcttgaataatctatgatattcaatacAGCCtcatgaaaaaaattaagataaaaatgaatatagtaGAAtacattgttgtattataagtaaatatatattaatcaagatctCTTATTCGTTTACGATATAGATGAGCGAATTTGTTCAACTGAGATGAGACAGTTGAGTGTGGACTGAGCGAGACATATTTTGAATGAAGTGAacgaataggctatttgacaggtttttaaaatgcattttatattatttagtagaggtaaaggaacccagtaaacgttgctttttttaaaaaatttagtacatatttgctgatatatatcaaaataaaaattccatatttaaatagcgcgcgaaaacgctactttgacaatatggcgctgcaatggggtcggtgacgtcactagcctgtattgtaatctgtggcacatatatgtaggcaaacgaggtcaataagcaagtgacgtcatcataaccccgaccaatcaggaatgttttgtgtcacgtgacaaatgtttaaaaaaatgcaattttatttatggatttttgaataaattaattattattttcaactttcgttgataaataaccatttttagagctcataatatatactgattacaataattgacactttaattttcgcattgtcaaatagcctattgttaAAACACGAGAATGTAGttctaagaatattattaacaatgtagacgttttaatatattatactggtTAGAGGTTTTGTGATCTTTGAATAGAATATTCTTCTTTATAttgcctttttttattaatatttgagaaTTTAATATCGACGAGGACGAAGATGACACcagaaattttgaaaaatcaaatCGTCGAAATCCTCTATCGTCGGATTTGAAATGATTATGTACCTATTGCATTTGGTGTGGACTTGAActtcaataaaacaatttaggcagactatattgtatataacacccacaaaatatttatttttactggtaaaagcaaattatatattgtaatactaGAGACAAGCCCCGACTTCGTACACAGAAAATAGGGTataaatgataatgaaaatttataccCAATAGCACACATGAATAATATAGCTACCAGTATTCTACCAGTGACGACAATTTTAGAATTGGAccattacaaaaaacaaaaagaaacctttttgtaaatttagtatatataattatttcacccCCGTGGGAAGCCtgatgtaaaattataacatattcttTTCCCAATAAATGCGTTATCAAAATGcagaaaataaaagttaatttggaACGGGTGGATCCTGATATCAGTGCGTATAAATAAACGAATCCTTTTTAATGGTATTCGTATTGATAAGTTTTATTGAGATTACTTACGATAAGCTAACTCGCGTAAGATGTCCCAACCTGACACCTCGCATGTCGAAGACGAAGATGTGTCCTGGCTGTGGACCACGCTTACTTAAACACGAATctggaaaaaattaaatactaatattataaaggcgaaagttccTTTTTTGTTATACATGAACGCTTAAcagtttctaataaaaattgcTAGAAACGTCTAATATTTCGTCGATTAACAAGAGTGAGCAACGTTTCTTACTAATAGGAATAAATTATTTCTCCAAGATATTTCAGATAAAGTAACCGTCTGCAAATAACTCACTATTGGTCTAAGATCTACATTCTTGAAGAAGTTTGGAGCTTGTGGACACAAGACTAATCCGATTTTTTCTTTCAACGTCGAGCAcgagttgaaattttaaacgaaataaaacataatatgtcgCTCAGTGATACTTATCAGGGCCTGTACCCTTAATCTTCAATTAAGAGCTATCTCGGCACtggtaaaaaacaaattatactaattgtaaaaaaatcctgttgaaaaaatatttctttttacaaaaaagcccagatacaaagttatgttagttcaatacaattataaaatatcctgGCTGAAAGATGTGTGTTTATGATATTCTAGGTGTTAAATCGTCGATTCCACATCAACTTGTAGTTAAGTGTGTCAAGGTCACACGAATCCCCTACAGACGATTTCAATCTGACCTTTATAGAGTGCGGAACATTGCAGATTTCTCGCTCGATATTACACGACctataggtattattattattattattgtttatatgttttgtttacgCTTGTACACTCGCTTTACAGCAGCTAAGAGAGATCTGATGACACCAGATTGGAACAAAATTACATTAGTAGCCaaggatataattttttttttatgatatcggtaagccgacgagcaaacgggccacctgatggtaagtggtcaccaccgcccattgacaatggcgttgtaagaaatattaaccataccttacatcaccaatgcgccaccaaccttgggaaccaaaatgttacgtcccttgtgcctgtagttacactggctcactcacacacacactgaGTACATCTGTTtagcggtataatatctgatgagtgggtggtacctgcccagacaggcttgcacaaagccctaccaccaagttaacaTCTGaaagaatggtaaatattttttacagcgccattgtctattggtggggttgaccacttaccattaggtggtccatttgctcttCCGCCtacataatcattaaaaaaaaatgtgtgttcCATCTCAGAATTTATCAGAACATATCAAGCAGAAGCATACATGTTCGTACAAAGAACGATTATTCCGTTATTCCTACGTTACGAATAAATTAGAGAACCTTCGCTATTAAACAGTGTCCCTGACAAAAATGTTACTGGTTCAAAGGTATAGTAATTAAGTAACTGAGTGAGTTATCTATACTACACTAATATAATagagctgaagagtttgtttgtctGGTTGAACGCATTTCATTCTCTCTgtgttagatagcccatttatcaAGGAAGGCTAGACAATATACGACGCTACGACCAAAAGTTACGActatcaatgaaaaatgttgcaaaaacgggggaaaattatatcattgaaGAGTTTTCGGTGATCGTGCTGCGTAAACTGTTGAAGTTTCGCAAAAAAATCGCAGAATTTGTAATATAGCCGA
Encoded proteins:
- the LOC113394127 gene encoding alpha-tocopherol transfer protein-like isoform X1 gives rise to the protein MPVELEYDYDAAVASLDIFSQADFDHIKDWTQKLDKSKYVPKDLTDKQLLLFYNACYGDIEKIKTCIEKYYNIRKNTPEIFDNRIINSDELKPSVEALEFAVLPEKSCDGYDLIYHRLHYTEPSKYHFEPGCKLLFMTVDSCLSKRGPQPGHIFVFDMRGVRLGHLTRVSLSFQKDRQSSLRKFFQYVQEAMPVRMRAIHVFNTEPIIDKLLLLIRPFMDKKFFDMIKFHHKNVDLEKFYGTVIPRSALPPDYGGTLPDTQTLHKKCMQNLKSLEPYFKAEEEQRINALPDKKRDKAMERAFKNLDID
- the LOC113394127 gene encoding alpha-tocopherol transfer protein-like isoform X2, translated to MPVELEYDYDAAVASLDIFSQADFDHIKDWTQKLDKSKYVPKDLTDKQLLLFYNACYGDIEKIKTCIEKYYNIRKNTPEIFDNRIINSDELKPSVEALEFAVLPEKSCDGYDLIYHRLHYTEPSKYHFEPGCKLLFMTVDSCLSKRGPQPGHIFVFDMRGVRLGHLTRVSLSSLRKFFQYVQEAMPVRMRAIHVFNTEPIIDKLLLLIRPFMDKKFFDMIKFHHKNVDLEKFYGTVIPRSALPPDYGGTLPDTQTLHKKCMQNLKSLEPYFKAEEEQRINALPDKKRDKAMERAFKNLDID